The following are encoded together in the Kribbella sp. CA-293567 genome:
- a CDS encoding RNB domain-containing ribonuclease has translation MPLQKVHFADEVPEVFRASLQEIRRELDVPAEFPAEVVRAALAAAKNPRLPELDRTDLEFVTIDPPDSMDLDQALYIERAGDGFTVYYAIADVAAFVQPGDPIDLEARKRGETLYAPDKRIPLHPPELSESAASLLADQVRPALLWTIAVDATGEGTDVTCQRALVKSRAKLSYAGVQKDLDAGTASESLQLLREVGKLREKRELERGGVNLPIPDQEVVTSDGEWSLEFRAPLPVEGWNAQISLLTGMAAAHLMMYGEIGILRTLPESHDDLRRKLENTAKALGIPWPVGTSYAEFIHGLDPKVPAHAAMLAACTVLFRGAGYTAFSGGVPAQPEHAAMKSEYAHCTAPLRRLVDRWTSEICVALCADTEVPQWVRESMDEIPKIMEESARKAHAYERAIVSMVEAGLVAEQVGSTFEGVITDVDDRDQTRGIVALSTVAIEGRVTGTAELPLGQPVRVKLTEADIAKRTVAFELVP, from the coding sequence GTGCCGTTGCAGAAGGTGCATTTCGCCGACGAGGTTCCCGAGGTCTTCCGGGCCTCGTTGCAGGAGATCAGACGAGAGCTCGACGTGCCGGCGGAGTTCCCGGCCGAGGTGGTCCGGGCCGCCTTGGCCGCGGCGAAGAACCCGCGGTTGCCGGAGCTGGACCGGACCGACCTCGAGTTCGTCACCATCGATCCGCCGGACTCGATGGACCTCGACCAGGCTCTCTACATCGAACGGGCCGGCGACGGCTTCACCGTGTACTACGCGATCGCCGACGTCGCCGCGTTCGTCCAGCCGGGCGACCCGATCGACCTCGAGGCACGCAAGCGCGGTGAGACGCTCTACGCGCCTGACAAGCGCATCCCTCTGCACCCGCCGGAGCTGTCCGAGAGCGCGGCTTCTCTGCTGGCCGACCAGGTCCGGCCGGCGCTGCTGTGGACGATCGCCGTCGACGCGACGGGTGAGGGCACCGATGTGACCTGCCAGCGCGCGCTGGTGAAGTCGCGCGCGAAGTTGAGCTACGCCGGCGTACAGAAGGATCTGGACGCCGGCACCGCCTCGGAGTCGCTGCAGTTGCTGCGTGAGGTCGGCAAGCTGCGTGAGAAGCGCGAGCTCGAGCGCGGCGGCGTCAACCTGCCGATCCCCGACCAGGAGGTCGTCACCAGCGACGGCGAGTGGTCGCTGGAGTTCCGCGCGCCGCTGCCGGTCGAGGGCTGGAACGCGCAGATCTCGCTGCTCACCGGGATGGCCGCGGCCCACCTGATGATGTACGGCGAGATCGGCATCCTCCGCACGCTGCCCGAGTCGCACGACGACCTGCGCCGCAAGCTGGAGAACACCGCCAAGGCGCTGGGCATCCCGTGGCCGGTCGGCACGTCGTACGCCGAGTTCATCCACGGCCTCGATCCCAAGGTGCCGGCCCACGCGGCGATGCTCGCGGCCTGCACGGTGCTCTTCCGCGGCGCCGGCTACACCGCCTTCTCGGGCGGGGTGCCGGCTCAGCCGGAGCACGCCGCGATGAAGTCGGAGTACGCGCACTGCACCGCGCCGCTGCGCCGGCTGGTGGACCGCTGGACCAGCGAGATCTGCGTCGCGTTGTGCGCGGACACCGAGGTGCCGCAGTGGGTCCGGGAGTCGATGGACGAGATCCCCAAGATCATGGAGGAGTCTGCCCGCAAGGCGCATGCCTACGAGCGGGCGATCGTCAGCATGGTCGAGGCCGGTCTGGTCGCCGAGCAGGTCGGATCGACCTTCGAAGGGGTGATCACCGACGTCGACGATCGCGATCAGACCCGCGGGATCGTCGCGTTGTCCACAGTGGCGATCGAGGGCCGGGTCACCGGTACGGCGGAGCTGCCGCTCGGCCAGCCGGTGCGCGTCAAGCTCACCGAGGCCGACATCGCCAAGCGGACGGTGGCTTTCGAGCTAGTCCCGTAG
- a CDS encoding GNAT family N-acetyltransferase, whose protein sequence is MEIRRLDRPGDLGWVVQAHGELYGAEYGWGMDYEALVAQIVADYGKDHDPSREAAWIAEHEGERVGSIFCVRGPDDVTAKLRLLLLEPSSRGQGLGGRLVDTCLAFARERGYQRMVLWTNDPLVAARHIYLARGFELTSEEPHDLFGSGLLSQTYELKLS, encoded by the coding sequence ATGGAGATCAGGCGACTCGACCGGCCGGGCGATCTCGGCTGGGTCGTGCAGGCCCACGGCGAGCTGTACGGCGCGGAGTACGGGTGGGGGATGGACTACGAGGCGCTGGTGGCCCAGATCGTCGCCGACTACGGCAAGGACCACGACCCGTCCCGCGAGGCGGCCTGGATCGCCGAGCACGAGGGCGAACGCGTCGGCAGCATCTTCTGCGTGCGCGGACCGGACGACGTGACGGCCAAGCTCCGGTTGCTCCTGCTGGAACCGTCGAGCCGCGGCCAGGGCCTCGGTGGGCGGCTCGTCGACACCTGTCTGGCGTTCGCGCGGGAGCGTGGCTACCAGCGGATGGTGTTGTGGACCAACGACCCGTTGGTTGCCGCCCGCCACATCTATCTGGCCCGCGGCTTCGAGTTGACGAGCGAGGAGCCGCACGACCTGTTCGGCTCGGGTCTGCTGAGCCAAACCTACGAGCTGAAGCTCAGCTAG
- a CDS encoding HNH endonuclease signature motif containing protein: METLRLRPAYLQSDSELLLTLDEVEAARTLLETLRLQLIADLESRGLAKSLGAKDTVEFLSLRHRRDPGDIRRDLRLATNLPKYEAVTAALPDPQAPVDPETPAVLHPALATAIVETLEKAPPTVHADVLRVAEEQLIEAAKHLSPSALRDFGRQVLDRLDTDGPEPADDLYRKESLTLRPVDGGVKFNGYLAAENAELLKTQIHRLAKPHKTIDGERDPRSRDKRQADALTTILEIAAGATATPGVPGVPHLTVTIDFGDLQNAAAGAAGAAGAPGAAGAAWTTGAAGTAGAAGELVFGNNLSASAVRRLACEATVLPIVLGSKSQPLDVGTEQRFVTGAIRRALNKRDKGCVICHAPPSNCHAHHLIHWANGGSTSITNLVLVCGAHHTAVHDGHWTITITDDVVYVARPTWTSPLQADPTALIQQTLLNNDADPTDQTSRRHAVPAAPAAPAAPTASAGPAAPTASAASAASAAPAASAASAASLSWLTPAAVAHLNPWGETGTPSTGP; the protein is encoded by the coding sequence ATGGAGACCTTGCGGCTACGACCGGCCTACCTGCAGAGCGACAGCGAACTGCTGCTCACTCTGGATGAGGTCGAGGCTGCCCGCACTCTGCTGGAGACCTTGCGCCTCCAGCTGATCGCGGACCTCGAAAGCAGAGGTCTGGCCAAGAGTCTCGGCGCCAAAGACACCGTCGAGTTCCTGTCCCTGCGCCACCGCCGCGACCCGGGCGACATCCGCCGCGACCTCAGGCTGGCAACCAACCTGCCGAAGTACGAAGCCGTCACCGCAGCCCTGCCCGATCCGCAGGCACCGGTCGACCCGGAGACTCCGGCAGTCCTGCACCCCGCGCTCGCCACAGCCATCGTCGAGACACTGGAGAAAGCTCCGCCGACGGTGCACGCCGATGTCCTTCGGGTCGCCGAAGAGCAGCTGATCGAAGCAGCCAAGCACCTGTCCCCGAGTGCCCTGCGCGACTTCGGCCGCCAGGTCCTCGACCGTTTGGACACCGATGGCCCCGAGCCTGCTGATGACCTCTATCGGAAGGAAAGCCTGACGCTGCGTCCGGTGGATGGCGGCGTGAAGTTCAACGGCTACCTCGCTGCTGAAAACGCCGAGCTACTGAAGACCCAGATTCACCGTCTCGCCAAGCCCCACAAGACGATCGACGGCGAACGCGATCCGCGCTCGCGAGACAAGCGCCAGGCGGACGCGCTGACAACGATCCTCGAGATCGCCGCCGGTGCCACCGCGACGCCTGGCGTGCCTGGTGTTCCGCACTTGACGGTGACCATCGACTTCGGCGACCTGCAGAACGCTGCCGCCGGTGCCGCCGGTGCCGCCGGTGCCCCCGGAGCTGCCGGAGCTGCCTGGACCACCGGAGCTGCCGGGACCGCCGGAGCCGCGGGTGAGCTGGTCTTCGGTAACAACCTCTCCGCCTCCGCGGTCCGCCGTCTGGCTTGCGAGGCCACCGTGTTGCCGATCGTCCTCGGCTCGAAGTCCCAGCCCCTCGACGTCGGCACCGAACAGCGCTTCGTCACCGGCGCCATCCGCCGCGCGTTGAACAAGCGCGACAAAGGCTGCGTCATCTGCCACGCCCCACCCTCGAACTGCCACGCCCACCACCTGATCCATTGGGCCAACGGAGGTTCCACCTCGATCACCAACTTGGTGCTGGTCTGCGGCGCCCACCACACCGCGGTCCACGACGGCCACTGGACCATCACCATCACCGACGACGTGGTCTACGTCGCCCGCCCCACCTGGACAAGCCCCCTGCAGGCCGACCCCACAGCCCTTATCCAGCAGACCCTCCTGAACAACGACGCCGACCCGACCGATCAGACCTCCCGGCGCCACGCCGTACCCGCCGCACCTGCCGCACCCGCTGCGCCTACTGCATCCGCCGGGCCTGCCGCGCCTACTGCATCCGCCGCATCCGCCGCATCCGCCGCACCCGCCGCATCCGCCGCATCCGCCGCAAGCCTGTCCTGGCTCACACCAGCAGCGGTAGCGCACCTCAACCCCTGGGGCGAAACCGGCACCCCCTCCACCGGGCCGTAG
- a CDS encoding glycoside hydrolase family 13 protein encodes MTSTETQVTRAVDSSDPDWWRQAVVYQIYPRSFADSNGDGIGDLQGIISRVSYLTSLGIDAVWLSPFYPSALADGGYDVDDYRNVDPRLGTLSDFDELVAALHGAGIKLIVDIVPNHTSNLHEWFQQALASPVGSAARDRYIFRDGAGPDGSEPPSDWDSVFGGSAWAQTPDGQWYLHLFAAEQPDLNWDNAEVRDDFLTTLRFWSDRGVDGFRVDVAHALIKDLTEPLPSKTTLPRQSESNGEHPLWDREGVHEIYTEWRKVLNEYDPPRSAVAEAFVPAARRARYASADGLGQAFNFDLLQADWDFGRFRQVIEENLALADENGSSSTWVFSNHDVVRHATRYGLPRDPEGAWQDGKAWLLSNGTEPTVDVELGLRRARAAVLLMLALPGSAYLYQGEELGLQEVGELPAANLQDPAYFRSKGAEKGRDGCRVPLPWTVGGLSFGFGSGGSHLLQPTWFGSYSVEAQESDAASTLSLYRKALAVRRGLQTGAGLEWIDDVEWALHFTRPGGWQSVTNFGAAPIELPDGAVVLSSAPLEGAKLPADTTAWLI; translated from the coding sequence TTGACCAGCACCGAGACCCAGGTGACCCGCGCAGTCGACTCGAGCGACCCCGACTGGTGGCGTCAGGCGGTCGTCTACCAGATCTATCCGCGCAGCTTCGCCGACTCCAACGGCGACGGCATCGGTGACCTGCAGGGCATCATCAGCCGCGTCTCGTACCTGACCTCGCTCGGCATCGACGCGGTCTGGCTGAGCCCGTTCTACCCCTCCGCGCTCGCCGACGGCGGGTACGACGTCGACGACTACCGCAACGTCGACCCGCGGCTGGGCACGCTGAGCGACTTCGACGAACTGGTCGCCGCGCTGCACGGCGCCGGCATCAAGCTGATCGTCGACATCGTCCCGAACCACACCTCGAACCTGCACGAGTGGTTCCAGCAGGCGCTCGCCTCGCCGGTGGGTTCCGCGGCCCGCGACCGGTACATCTTCCGCGACGGCGCCGGCCCGGACGGCAGCGAGCCGCCGTCGGACTGGGACTCGGTCTTCGGTGGATCGGCCTGGGCGCAGACTCCGGACGGCCAGTGGTATCTGCACCTCTTCGCCGCCGAGCAGCCCGACCTCAACTGGGACAACGCCGAGGTCCGCGACGACTTCCTGACCACGCTGCGGTTCTGGTCGGACCGCGGGGTCGACGGCTTCCGGGTGGACGTGGCGCACGCGCTGATCAAGGACCTGACCGAGCCGCTGCCGTCGAAGACCACGCTGCCGCGCCAGTCGGAGTCCAACGGCGAGCACCCGCTGTGGGACCGCGAGGGCGTGCACGAGATCTACACCGAGTGGCGCAAGGTGCTGAACGAGTACGACCCGCCGCGCTCGGCGGTCGCGGAGGCGTTCGTACCGGCCGCCCGGCGGGCGCGGTACGCGAGTGCCGACGGGCTCGGGCAGGCGTTCAACTTCGACCTGCTGCAGGCCGACTGGGACTTCGGCAGGTTCCGCCAGGTGATCGAGGAGAATCTGGCGCTGGCCGACGAGAACGGTTCGTCGTCGACCTGGGTCTTCTCCAACCACGACGTGGTCCGCCACGCGACGCGGTACGGGCTGCCCCGGGATCCTGAGGGGGCCTGGCAGGACGGTAAGGCGTGGCTGCTCAGCAACGGCACCGAGCCGACGGTGGACGTCGAGCTGGGGCTGCGGCGCGCGCGGGCCGCAGTACTGCTGATGCTGGCGCTGCCTGGCTCGGCGTACCTGTACCAAGGGGAAGAGCTCGGCCTGCAGGAGGTTGGCGAACTCCCCGCGGCCAACCTCCAGGACCCGGCGTACTTCCGCTCCAAGGGAGCCGAGAAGGGCCGCGACGGTTGCCGCGTCCCACTGCCCTGGACCGTCGGCGGCCTCTCCTTCGGCTTCGGCTCCGGCGGCTCGCACCTGCTCCAGCCGACCTGGTTCGGCTCGTACTCTGTCGAGGCTCAGGAATCCGATGCGGCGTCGACCCTTTCCCTGTACCGCAAGGCTTTGGCCGTACGCCGAGGCCTGCAGACCGGCGCCGGCCTGGAATGGATCGACGACGTCGAGTGGGCCCTCCACTTCACCCGCCCCGGCGGCTGGCAATCGGTCACCAACTTCGGCGCCGCCCCGATCGAACTCCCCGACGGCGCGGTCGTCCTCTCGAGCGCACCGCTGGAAGGCGCCAAACTTCCGGCAGACACCACCGCCTGGCTGATCTGA
- a CDS encoding Nif3-like dinuclear metal center hexameric protein, protein MDATLADVLGVLDRLYDPTWAESWDAVGLVTGDPAQPVRRVLFAVDPMRVVVDEAIAGEFDLLVTHHPLSLKGVSSVAATTPKGRVIHDLIRSGTALHVCHTNADNANPGVSDALAAALELQDTTPLKAMPADAMDKIVVYVPVGETQAMIDALAAAGAGQIGDYDRAAWSSTGEGTFRPLDGANPAIGQVGEIERVVEDRVEMVLPRSRRRAVVEALKQTHSYEEPAFDIFEMAALPSNRGGGRIGVLREPLKLADFAALVAERLPRTEHGVRVSGDPERMIATVAVVGGAGDSEFERVRRAGVDAYVTADLRHHPATEARAYDEGPALVDVAHWASEWPWLKDAERLLTSALTAGGFTVETEVSTVCTDAWTLRL, encoded by the coding sequence GTGGATGCGACGCTGGCGGATGTGCTCGGAGTACTCGATCGGCTGTACGACCCGACCTGGGCGGAGAGCTGGGACGCGGTCGGGCTGGTGACCGGCGATCCGGCACAGCCGGTACGCCGGGTGCTGTTCGCCGTCGATCCGATGCGGGTGGTGGTGGACGAGGCGATCGCGGGCGAGTTCGACCTGCTGGTGACGCATCATCCGTTGTCGCTCAAAGGGGTGAGCAGCGTGGCGGCGACCACGCCCAAGGGGCGGGTGATCCATGACCTGATCCGGAGCGGGACCGCGCTGCACGTTTGTCACACCAATGCGGACAACGCCAATCCGGGGGTCAGCGACGCGTTGGCGGCGGCACTCGAGCTGCAGGACACGACGCCGTTGAAGGCGATGCCGGCGGACGCGATGGACAAGATCGTGGTCTACGTGCCGGTGGGGGAGACGCAGGCGATGATCGACGCGCTCGCGGCGGCCGGGGCGGGGCAGATCGGCGATTACGACCGGGCCGCTTGGAGCTCGACGGGTGAGGGGACCTTCCGGCCGCTCGACGGTGCCAATCCGGCCATCGGCCAGGTCGGGGAGATCGAGCGGGTGGTCGAGGACCGGGTCGAGATGGTGCTGCCTCGGAGTCGCCGCAGGGCAGTTGTGGAGGCGCTCAAGCAGACACACTCGTACGAGGAACCGGCCTTCGACATCTTCGAGATGGCGGCGCTGCCGAGCAACCGGGGCGGCGGGCGGATCGGCGTACTGCGGGAGCCGCTCAAGCTGGCCGACTTCGCCGCGCTGGTGGCTGAGCGGCTGCCGCGGACGGAGCACGGCGTACGGGTGTCGGGGGATCCGGAGCGGATGATCGCCACCGTGGCCGTGGTCGGCGGTGCGGGGGATTCCGAGTTCGAGCGGGTACGCCGGGCCGGCGTCGATGCCTACGTGACGGCGGATCTCAGGCACCACCCTGCTACCGAGGCGCGCGCGTACGACGAGGGACCGGCGTTGGTGGACGTCGCGCACTGGGCCAGCGAATGGCCTTGGCTGAAGGACGCTGAGCGCCTGCTGACGTCTGCGCTGACCGCTGGCGGATTCACTGTCGAGACCGAGGTCTCCACCGTCTGCACGGATGCCTGGACGCTTCGTCTTTAG
- a CDS encoding TetR/AcrR family transcriptional regulator, which produces MATTKPAPSARETELLERAYAYSLSHGLADLSLRPLATAIGSSPRVLLFLFGSKDGLIRALLARARSDELDLLQTITSQYDEPPGLQVVAEELWTWLAAEERRPLMKLWVEAYGRSLVAPEGPWADFARSTVDDWLELLRSVQRGRDSKAAQARRTGVLAILRGGLLDLLATGDTARTTAAVLAALRD; this is translated from the coding sequence GTGGCCACCACGAAACCAGCCCCGTCCGCCCGGGAGACCGAACTGCTCGAGCGCGCCTACGCGTACTCACTGAGCCACGGACTGGCCGATCTCTCGCTGCGCCCGCTCGCGACGGCGATCGGTTCGAGTCCACGGGTGCTGCTGTTCCTGTTCGGCAGCAAGGACGGTTTGATCCGTGCTCTGCTCGCCCGCGCCCGCAGCGACGAGTTGGACCTGCTGCAGACGATCACCAGCCAGTACGACGAACCGCCGGGGCTGCAGGTGGTCGCAGAGGAGCTCTGGACCTGGCTGGCCGCCGAGGAACGCCGCCCGTTGATGAAACTCTGGGTGGAGGCCTATGGGCGGTCGCTGGTCGCGCCGGAGGGCCCCTGGGCGGATTTCGCCCGCTCGACGGTGGACGACTGGCTCGAGCTGCTGAGGTCCGTGCAGCGCGGCAGGGACAGCAAGGCCGCGCAGGCTCGGCGTACCGGAGTACTGGCGATCCTGCGCGGCGGGTTGCTCGATCTGCTGGCCACCGGGGACACCGCTCGCACTACCGCGGCGGTGCTGGCGGCGCTACGGGACTAG
- a CDS encoding AraC family transcriptional regulator yields MSIPRHAPIAPTALRRLAPGAEIDAHRHDDHQIAYAARGVLAVTTDRGHWIAPATRAIWVPAGTVHEHRAHGPTDLHLVGLPADQNPVGLDAPAVLAVGPLLRELIIAYTADPADDSAARGRIRGVLLDQLERSPQQPIRLPVATDSRLAAVCEILHADPADGRALSRLGADVGAGERTLSRLFRQEFAMTFPQWRTQLRLHHALILLAGNEPVTTVAYRCGWSSPSAFIDVFRRTFGQTPGRQF; encoded by the coding sequence ATGTCGATTCCCCGCCACGCCCCGATCGCGCCGACCGCTCTGCGCCGGCTCGCCCCCGGCGCGGAGATCGACGCACACCGCCACGACGACCACCAGATCGCGTACGCCGCCCGCGGCGTGCTCGCCGTGACCACGGATCGCGGCCACTGGATCGCCCCCGCCACCAGAGCGATCTGGGTGCCGGCCGGGACCGTCCACGAGCACCGCGCCCACGGTCCGACCGATCTGCACCTGGTCGGACTGCCGGCCGACCAGAACCCGGTCGGCCTGGACGCACCCGCGGTACTGGCCGTCGGACCGCTGCTCCGCGAGCTGATCATCGCCTACACCGCCGACCCGGCCGACGACAGCGCCGCCCGGGGCCGGATCCGCGGCGTACTGCTGGATCAGCTCGAGCGGTCGCCGCAGCAGCCGATCAGGTTGCCAGTGGCAACAGATTCCCGTCTCGCCGCGGTCTGCGAGATCCTGCACGCCGATCCCGCCGACGGGCGCGCGCTCTCCCGGCTCGGCGCGGACGTGGGAGCCGGCGAGCGAACGCTGTCCCGCCTCTTCCGGCAGGAGTTCGCGATGACCTTCCCGCAGTGGCGCACCCAGCTTCGACTGCACCACGCCCTGATCCTGCTGGCCGGCAACGAGCCGGTCACCACCGTCGCCTACCGCTGCGGCTGGTCGAGCCCCAGCGCCTTCATCGACGTCTTCCGCCGTACCTTCGGCCAGACGCCGGGCCGGCAGTTCTAG
- a CDS encoding zinc ribbon domain-containing protein produces MLDLQDLDLQLDQVAHKRKSLPEHAALAELATEKAVVDRELVTADTEVSDLRREQKKADSDVEQVRQRKARNQQRMDSGQVTSPRDLENLQHEIGSLDRRISALEDAELEVMERLEAAEVVQAELQTRADAFTGRQSELEATRDEALKELDEQRATYGDQRATVAAELPDDLITTYQKLRERNGGIGAAPLVGKRCMGCRMELPPSELSAIKTTPVTVVLRHEECGRILVRTPETTL; encoded by the coding sequence TTGCTGGATCTGCAGGATCTCGACCTGCAGCTGGATCAGGTCGCGCACAAGCGCAAGTCGCTGCCGGAGCACGCGGCGCTGGCCGAGCTGGCGACGGAGAAGGCTGTTGTCGACCGGGAGCTGGTCACCGCCGACACCGAGGTCAGTGATCTCAGGCGCGAGCAGAAGAAGGCCGACAGCGATGTCGAGCAGGTGCGCCAGCGCAAGGCGCGCAATCAGCAGCGGATGGACTCCGGTCAGGTCACGTCACCGCGTGATCTGGAGAACCTGCAGCACGAGATCGGCTCGCTCGATCGCCGGATCTCCGCTCTGGAGGACGCCGAGCTCGAGGTGATGGAGCGGCTGGAGGCGGCCGAGGTGGTGCAGGCCGAGCTGCAGACCCGTGCGGACGCGTTCACCGGCCGGCAGTCCGAGCTGGAGGCGACCCGGGACGAGGCGCTGAAGGAGCTCGACGAGCAGCGCGCGACGTACGGCGACCAGCGGGCCACGGTGGCCGCCGAGCTGCCGGACGACCTGATCACGACGTACCAGAAGCTGCGGGAGCGCAACGGTGGCATCGGCGCCGCGCCGCTGGTCGGCAAGCGCTGCATGGGCTGCCGGATGGAGCTGCCGCCGTCGGAGCTGAGCGCGATCAAGACCACCCCGGTGACCGTCGTACTGCGGCACGAGGAGTGCGGCCGGATTCTGGTCCGGACGCCGGAGACCACCCTGTGA
- a CDS encoding bifunctional RNase H/acid phosphatase, whose amino-acid sequence MSSGPSHVIVEADGGSRGNPGPASYGALVRDPSTGEVIAQKGVTIGVATNNVAEYSGLIAGLELAREYAPDASIEVRMDSKLVVEQMAGRWKIKHPDMKPLAIKAQSLAPFGTEWTWVPRAQNAAADALANMALDGKPVPLRPPQGTSGPAATAVPAEPSDQQKAMQGWGAQIEPPTQLIFLRHGQTPHTAEKRFSGSGGDDPALSEIGQAQAAAAARHLASRGTDGIAGSIAGGRIDAIVSSPMTRTRQTAAVVAETLGLDVKVEKGWVECSFGDWDGHTFAEVQQKWPEALNAWMESTTVAPPGGESFDACARRARSARDKLLAAYPGKTVLVVTHVTPIKLMVRSVLQAPMNSLFRMELAPATLTEIHWYADGLASLKSFNVQPAATH is encoded by the coding sequence GTGAGCAGCGGTCCGTCGCACGTCATCGTCGAAGCCGACGGCGGCTCCCGGGGCAACCCGGGGCCGGCCTCGTACGGCGCGCTGGTGCGTGACCCCTCGACCGGTGAGGTGATCGCCCAGAAAGGGGTCACCATCGGCGTCGCGACCAACAACGTCGCGGAGTACAGCGGGCTGATCGCCGGGCTCGAGCTGGCCCGGGAGTACGCGCCGGACGCCAGTATCGAGGTCCGGATGGACTCCAAGCTGGTGGTCGAGCAGATGGCCGGGCGGTGGAAGATCAAGCACCCGGACATGAAGCCGCTGGCGATCAAGGCGCAGTCCCTCGCGCCGTTCGGTACCGAGTGGACCTGGGTGCCGCGCGCTCAGAACGCCGCCGCCGACGCGCTGGCCAACATGGCGCTCGACGGCAAGCCGGTGCCGCTGCGGCCGCCCCAGGGAACCAGCGGGCCGGCCGCGACCGCCGTACCGGCTGAGCCTTCGGATCAGCAGAAGGCCATGCAGGGTTGGGGTGCGCAGATCGAGCCGCCGACCCAGCTGATCTTTCTGCGGCACGGCCAGACGCCGCACACGGCCGAGAAGCGGTTCTCCGGCTCGGGCGGGGACGACCCGGCGCTCAGCGAGATCGGGCAGGCGCAGGCAGCGGCGGCCGCGCGACACCTCGCCAGCCGTGGCACGGACGGAATCGCAGGCAGTATCGCGGGCGGCCGGATCGACGCGATCGTCAGCTCACCGATGACCCGGACCCGGCAGACCGCGGCGGTGGTCGCGGAGACGCTCGGCCTCGACGTGAAGGTCGAGAAGGGCTGGGTGGAGTGCTCGTTCGGTGACTGGGACGGTCACACCTTCGCCGAGGTGCAGCAGAAGTGGCCGGAGGCACTGAACGCCTGGATGGAGTCGACCACGGTCGCGCCGCCCGGTGGCGAGTCGTTCGACGCGTGTGCCCGGCGGGCCCGGTCGGCGCGCGACAAGCTGCTCGCGGCGTACCCCGGCAAGACGGTGCTCGTGGTGACCCACGTGACCCCGATCAAGCTGATGGTCCGGTCGGTGCTGCAGGCCCCGATGAACTCGCTGTTCCGGATGGAGCTGGCGCCCGCCACGCTGACCGAGATCCACTGGTACGCCGACGGCCTGGCCTCGCTGAAGTCCTTCAACGTCCAACCGGCGGCGACGCACTAG
- a CDS encoding MFS transporter yields MKRFQTALLSTGHGSVDLYQGIVPVLVPFLVAERGYGYLAVSGFVLAATLLSSVVQPVFGLLTDRWSMPWLIPASMITSGLGVALIGVSSSYPFALAAIALTGIGVAAYHPQAARTARSVTGGSHVGMSWFSLGGNLGFAVAPAAGPLLAYSGLAATPLLILPAVAGAAITVPLLRSGSAARLRPQRVGVDDWPAFRTLTAIIVLRSIAYVGLSTFLSLYVGQRLQLSAGASATTLFVLFGGGVIGTLLGGRLATRFGRITTMRWSYAVAALALAGVALVPNAALFVFVALSAIALYVPFSLHITLGQDYLPTRVGTASGVTLGLAVSAGGVMAPALAAAAEATSLQFVLAALAILPALGCLLTRRLTEPA; encoded by the coding sequence GTGAAGCGCTTCCAGACCGCCCTGCTGTCCACCGGCCACGGCAGCGTGGATCTCTACCAGGGGATCGTGCCGGTGCTCGTCCCGTTCCTGGTCGCCGAGCGAGGTTACGGCTACCTGGCCGTCTCCGGGTTCGTGCTCGCGGCGACACTGCTGTCGTCGGTCGTCCAGCCGGTCTTCGGTCTGCTGACGGATCGCTGGTCGATGCCGTGGCTGATCCCGGCGAGCATGATCACGTCCGGTCTCGGAGTCGCGCTGATCGGCGTCTCGTCGTCGTACCCGTTCGCGCTCGCGGCGATCGCCCTGACCGGCATCGGCGTCGCGGCGTACCACCCGCAGGCGGCCCGTACCGCGCGGTCGGTGACCGGAGGCAGTCACGTCGGCATGAGCTGGTTCTCGCTCGGCGGCAACCTCGGTTTCGCGGTCGCACCGGCGGCCGGACCGCTGCTCGCGTACTCCGGCCTGGCGGCGACCCCACTCCTCATCCTGCCCGCGGTGGCCGGCGCTGCCATCACCGTGCCGCTGCTGCGCTCCGGCAGCGCGGCGCGACTCCGCCCCCAACGAGTCGGAGTCGACGACTGGCCCGCCTTCCGCACGCTGACGGCGATCATCGTCCTTCGCTCGATCGCGTACGTCGGCCTCAGCACCTTCCTCAGCCTGTACGTCGGCCAACGGCTGCAGCTCAGCGCGGGAGCAAGCGCGACGACTCTCTTCGTGCTGTTCGGCGGGGGAGTGATCGGCACCTTGCTCGGTGGTCGCCTGGCCACCCGCTTCGGCCGGATCACCACCATGCGCTGGTCGTACGCCGTCGCCGCGCTCGCGCTCGCAGGTGTCGCCCTGGTCCCCAACGCGGCGCTCTTCGTCTTCGTCGCGTTGAGTGCCATCGCCCTCTACGTGCCGTTCTCCTTGCACATCACCCTCGGCCAGGACTATCTGCCGACGCGCGTCGGTACCGCGAGCGGAGTGACACTCGGGCTTGCCGTCAGTGCAGGTGGGGTGATGGCCCCGGCGCTGGCCGCAGCTGCCGAGGCGACCTCGCTCCAGTTCGTGCTCGCCGCGCTGGCGATCCTGCCGGCTCTCGGCTGTCTCCTCACCCGCCGGCTCACCGAACCGGCCTGA